A region from the candidate division KSB1 bacterium genome encodes:
- a CDS encoding nuclear transport factor 2 family protein produces the protein MADVEQHLVELEQRQVEAFNRRAIDEVLAHFDPALVGFSSTRHDRLHGLEDLRKTFHYYLDQAEEVSYEIQDPEVVVYGDVAIVTFYWVVRLTDGGRTRSVRGRGTHVYLRRNDSWKVVHEHFSRAHRRA, from the coding sequence ATGGCAGACGTTGAACAGCATCTCGTCGAGCTGGAGCAGAGGCAGGTGGAGGCCTTCAACCGACGGGCTATTGACGAAGTGCTCGCACACTTCGATCCCGCCCTGGTCGGTTTCAGCTCCACCCGCCACGACCGGCTCCACGGCCTTGAGGACCTCCGAAAGACCTTCCACTACTACCTTGACCAGGCCGAGGAGGTGAGCTACGAGATCCAGGACCCGGAGGTAGTGGTCTACGGCGACGTGGCCATCGTGACGTTCTACTGGGTGGTGCGCCTTACCGACGGCGGCAGAACCCGCTCCGTGCGGGGCCGAGGGACGCACGTCTACCTCCGCCGGAACGACTCCTGGAAGGTAGTGCACGAGCATTTCTCGCGGGCGCACCGCAGAGCCTGA